The genomic interval TTTCCTGCAGTTCTTTCCCGACGTGATCCGCTCGGGACACCTTTATATTTTGCAGACGCCGCTGTTCCGCGTGCGCAACAAGAAAGAGACGCGCTACTGCTATAGCGAGGAGGAGCGCCTGCGGGCCGTGAACCAGCTCGGGCCGAACCCCGAGATCACGCGCTTCAAGGGCCTCGGGGAAATCTCGGCCGACGAGTTCAAGAACTTCATCGGCGAGGACATGCGGCTGGACAAGGTGCGGATGACCAAGGACGATCCGATCTGCGATCTGCTCGAGTTCTACATGGGCAAGAACAGCGCCGAGAGGCAAGGCTTCATCATCGGCAACCTGCGCATCGAGGCCGACTATGTCGAGGATTTGATTTGACGACTTCCAAGAGCAAACGACGAACATGAGCGATAAAGACAACGAAAAGGAACTGTCCGCGAATCCCGAGGACCTCGGATTGCGGGAGCCCGGCGCGGGCGACGACGGCGCAGGCGTTCGGGAGGGAACCGTCGCGGAGGGCGCTGCGCCGGACGACGGCGGGGCGGAGGCTTCGGCTGCGGGCGAGGCGGAGACCGTTGCGGAAGCATCCGAGACGGGCCGTCCGGCCAAGTTCGGCCGGCTGACGGGCGACGGGGCCGACCGGCGAAAGCTGACGGGCATGTACAAGGACTGGTTTCTGGACTATGCTTCGTATGTGATTCTGGAGCGTGCCGTGCCCCACGTCGACGACGGACTGAAGCCGGTGCAACGGCGCATTCTGCACGCGATGCGCAAGCTCGACGACGGACGCTACAACAAGGTCGCCAATATCATCGGCTCGACGATGCAGTACCATCCGCACGGCGACGCTTCGATCGGCGACGCGCTCGTGCAGCTCGGGCAGAAGGATATGCTGATCGACTGTCAGGGCAACTGGGGAAACATCCTGACGGGCGACGGCGCCGCTGCGCCGCGGTACATCGAGGCGCGGCTGTCGAAGTTCGCGCTCGACGTCGTGTTCAATCCGAAGACCACCGAGTGGATGCTCTCTTACGACGGCCGCAATCAGGAGCCCGTGACGCTTCCGGTCAAGTTTCCGCTGCTGCTCGCGCAGGGCGTCGAGGGAATCGCCGTCGGACTGGCGTCGAAAATCCTGCCGCACAATTTCAACGAGCTGATCGACGCGTCGATCGCCTATTTGCGCGGCGAGCCGTTCGAGCTCTATCCCGATTTCCCGTCGGGCGGGCTGTGCGACGTGACGCGGTACAACGACGGATTGCGCGGCGGGGCGGTCAAGGTCCGCGCGCGGATCAACAAGATCGACAAGCGGACGCTCGCGATCACCGAGATACCCTACGGTACGACGACCGAGTCGATCAAGGAATCGATCATCAAGGCCAACGACAAGGGTAAAATCAAGATCAAGAAAGTCGACGACAACACTTCGGATCAGGTCGAGATCATCATCCACGTCAGCAACGACGAGTCGTCGGACCGGACGATCGACGCGCTGTACGCCTTCACCGACTGCGAAGTCTCCATATCGCCGAATTCGTGCGTCATCATGGACGACAAGCCGCATTTCATGGGCGTGCACGAGATTCTGCGCCGCTGCGCCGACCGCACGCGGGAATTGCTGCGCCGCGAGCTGGAAATCCGGCTCGAGGAGTTGGAGCAGGACTGGCATATGTCGTCTCTGGAAAAGATTTTCATCGAGAACAAGATTTACCAGCGCATGGAGGAGGCGACTTCGCGCGAGGCGGCCTATGCCGCCGTCGACGAGGGACTGAAGCCTTTCGCGCATCTGCTGCGCCGCGAGATCACGCTCGACGACGTCGTGAAGCTGACCGAGCTGCGCATGATCCGCATTTCGCGCTACGACTCCTTCAAGGCCGACGAGCATGTGAAGAGCGTCGAGCAGGAGATCGCGCAGGTGAAACGGCATTTGGCGACACTGACCGATTTCACGATCGCCTACTTCCGCCGGATCAAGGAAAAGTACGGCCGGGGCCGCGAGCGGAGGACCGAGCTACGCGAGTTCGACTCGATCGAAGCGACGAAGGTCGTCGTAGCGAACGCCAAGCTGTACGTCGAC from Alistipes ihumii AP11 carries:
- a CDS encoding DNA gyrase/topoisomerase IV subunit A, producing the protein MSDKDNEKELSANPEDLGLREPGAGDDGAGVREGTVAEGAAPDDGGAEASAAGEAETVAEASETGRPAKFGRLTGDGADRRKLTGMYKDWFLDYASYVILERAVPHVDDGLKPVQRRILHAMRKLDDGRYNKVANIIGSTMQYHPHGDASIGDALVQLGQKDMLIDCQGNWGNILTGDGAAAPRYIEARLSKFALDVVFNPKTTEWMLSYDGRNQEPVTLPVKFPLLLAQGVEGIAVGLASKILPHNFNELIDASIAYLRGEPFELYPDFPSGGLCDVTRYNDGLRGGAVKVRARINKIDKRTLAITEIPYGTTTESIKESIIKANDKGKIKIKKVDDNTSDQVEIIIHVSNDESSDRTIDALYAFTDCEVSISPNSCVIMDDKPHFMGVHEILRRCADRTRELLRRELEIRLEELEQDWHMSSLEKIFIENKIYQRMEEATSREAAYAAVDEGLKPFAHLLRREITLDDVVKLTELRMIRISRYDSFKADEHVKSVEQEIAQVKRHLATLTDFTIAYFRRIKEKYGRGRERRTELREFDSIEATKVVVANAKLYVDRAEGFFGIGPAMRKDEFVCDCSDIDDVIVVTKEGKYVITKVSEKAFFAKNIYHIGIFKRNDERTIYNVLYRDGRGGPLMMKRCAIKGITRDREYDLTKGTPRSEILYMSVNPNGEAEVLKVYFKPRPRLKKLIVDLNFGELAIKGRQSQGNLFTRYAIHKIVLKERGASTLGGISVWYDDEIRRLNTDGRGELLGEFSGDDRLIVMTGKGLYYTTGYDLGVHFPEETIRVEKYDPGRIYSVVYFDGEQNYYYVKRFTAEPSDRMQSFVDEAAGASLVAISGDRYPRLLVGYAGHNAGRPDDTIDVDEFIGVKSHRAKGKRVTTLEVGRIVFTDPIEREPRPEEPSGEDDPGNGSSGEGAGTDAASAGVSGKESPAAKKPEPKNYVAGDTVEFDVAGEEEKGNGRQMELF